In Acholeplasma equirhinis, the following proteins share a genomic window:
- a CDS encoding phosphorylase family protein, which yields MKERMHKILEAFHKYNSQNMAQLAFGLDPNVEYDVLVVAPTYSPLRLEFDKIFKVTTLKESSYLTGYLLESEEKKIAWIKVSSSASNLIDHVALCAELKFKKMVFVGAVGALKPEIELGDICTPSYSIAGGYTHTYLKDSIKDFVPFEKVEPKKDFINEVIAKANEQNITINLKSVFSTDSVALEYIHLDEIKSFGTDLIEMETAVFYLMADLIEVDSIALLVVSDNSASGIPLVGRSVAEELKYHRARKEYLPQLLLLISNM from the coding sequence ATGAAAGAAAGAATGCATAAAATACTTGAAGCATTTCATAAATATAATAGCCAAAATATGGCACAACTAGCATTTGGACTCGATCCAAATGTTGAATATGATGTGTTAGTTGTTGCACCAACATATTCACCACTTAGATTAGAATTTGACAAAATATTTAAGGTTACAACACTTAAAGAATCTTCATATTTAACAGGATATCTGTTGGAGAGTGAAGAAAAGAAAATTGCATGGATTAAAGTTTCATCATCAGCAAGTAACTTAATTGATCACGTAGCACTATGTGCGGAACTTAAATTTAAAAAGATGGTCTTTGTAGGTGCAGTTGGTGCACTTAAACCAGAAATAGAATTAGGTGATATTTGTACACCAAGTTATTCAATTGCAGGTGGCTATACACATACCTATTTAAAGGATTCAATTAAAGACTTTGTACCATTTGAAAAAGTAGAACCAAAGAAAGATTTTATTAATGAAGTCATAGCAAAAGCTAATGAACAAAATATTACTATTAATTTAAAATCTGTATTCTCGACTGATTCAGTTGCTTTAGAATATATTCATTTGGATGAAATTAAATCATTTGGTACGGATTTAATTGAAATGGAAACAGCTGTCTTTTACCTTATGGCGGACTTAATTGAAGTTGATAGTATTGCATTACTCGTTGTATCAGATAATTCTGCAAGTGGTATTCCTTTAGTAGGAAGAAGCGTAGCTGAAGAATTAAAGTATCATAGAGCAAGAAAAGAATATTTACCTCAACTACTCCTATTAATTTCAAATATGTAG
- a CDS encoding GNAT family N-acetyltransferase has product MVFLKKFDDLTNIELLEIMQLRQEVFMVEQAIIETDIDVYDQVCLHAFIKKDGHIVSYARLVDKHDQLYIGRVVTKKAYRNQGFSTEIMKYFIERNDVLAVSAQVQVIPFYKKLGFKEVGKKYKEAGIPHQKMVFIK; this is encoded by the coding sequence ATGGTTTTTTTAAAAAAGTTTGATGATTTAACAAATATAGAACTTCTTGAAATTATGCAATTAAGACAAGAAGTCTTTATGGTTGAACAAGCAATCATTGAAACAGATATTGATGTATATGATCAGGTATGTTTACATGCATTTATTAAAAAAGATGGACATATTGTTTCATACGCAAGACTAGTGGATAAACATGATCAACTTTATATTGGTCGAGTAGTAACAAAAAAAGCCTATAGAAATCAAGGCTTTTCAACTGAAATCATGAAGTATTTTATTGAAAGAAATGACGTACTAGCAGTCAGTGCACAAGTTCAAGTCATACCTTTTTATAAAAAACTAGGTTTTAAAGAAGTTGGAAAGAAATATAAAGAAGCAGGCATACCACATCAAAAAATGGTCTTTATTAAATAG
- a CDS encoding DUF2075 domain-containing protein, translating into MIVYSNTKREFIKDVINNQIADKIQHKFLENSTYVNFNNEFSAWTNSMQFMRNLLDHDSFSDDALVAIEYQIPRTSKRVDFIICGSNNSKKDNIVVIELKQWTKLEKVDDESKHTVKTYTGNANRYVSHPSYQAYSYSTSIKNASMVIQEEDITIIPTAYLHNYERTYYEDLTDDIYQTWIKEAPVFIKDEMLKLREFLSKFVCNKPSDQKLLYKIESGAIRPSKALQDAIKSVLQGKKEFLLLDDQVVAFDSVLSNMAKCLQDGKKRTVIIQGGPGTGKSVLAINLLKELIDRGLFASYVTKNSAPREAFLKLLGKDDLKLGVSIKSIFRSPFNLSKAPENAYKCLIVDEAHRLVKKMYGDFTGQNQVRECINASLLTVFLIDEDQRITTKDIGSVDEIKKHAHELNSQVIMSENLILKSQFRCNGSDAYIQLVNNLLQAEEYIDIDIKDLDYEVKVFDDPSEMKNALKLINETPKHFNKVRMVAGYCYDWNVKFNRGMWDIIIGDFKAQWNLDNDKTWAISQNSFDQVGCIHTAQGLEFDYVGVIIGKDLVFRDGIVLTDRTKISNDDKSSGIKSTDENTARKLILNTYKTLLTRGQKGCYIYCEDENLREHFKNIIKQAQEV; encoded by the coding sequence ATGATTGTATATTCTAATACCAAAAGAGAATTTATTAAAGATGTAATTAATAACCAGATAGCTGACAAAATTCAACATAAATTTTTAGAAAACAGCACCTATGTTAATTTCAATAATGAATTTTCTGCATGGACAAATTCGATGCAGTTTATGAGAAATTTACTAGATCATGACAGTTTTTCAGATGATGCATTGGTTGCGATAGAATATCAAATTCCTAGAACATCAAAAAGAGTAGATTTTATTATTTGTGGATCTAATAATTCAAAGAAAGATAATATAGTAGTTATTGAATTAAAACAGTGGACTAAACTTGAAAAAGTTGATGATGAAAGTAAACATACTGTTAAAACATATACAGGAAATGCAAATCGATATGTCTCCCATCCATCCTATCAAGCCTATTCCTATTCAACTAGCATCAAAAACGCATCAATGGTAATTCAAGAAGAAGATATAACTATTATTCCAACTGCTTATCTACATAATTATGAAAGAACATATTATGAAGATCTGACCGATGATATATATCAAACTTGGATTAAAGAAGCTCCAGTTTTTATAAAAGATGAAATGCTAAAATTGCGTGAGTTTCTATCAAAATTTGTATGTAATAAACCAAGTGATCAAAAACTATTATACAAAATTGAAAGTGGTGCTATCCGACCATCAAAAGCGCTACAAGATGCTATAAAATCCGTACTACAAGGTAAAAAAGAATTTTTATTGTTGGATGATCAAGTTGTGGCGTTTGACTCAGTGTTGTCTAACATGGCAAAATGTCTACAAGATGGTAAAAAAAGAACAGTTATAATTCAAGGTGGACCTGGTACTGGGAAATCAGTATTAGCAATAAATCTTTTAAAAGAATTAATTGATAGAGGATTATTTGCGAGTTATGTGACTAAAAACAGTGCACCAAGAGAAGCGTTTTTAAAGTTGTTAGGTAAAGATGATTTAAAATTAGGAGTAAGTATCAAGTCTATTTTTAGATCACCATTCAATTTAAGTAAAGCACCAGAAAATGCTTATAAATGTTTAATTGTTGATGAGGCTCATCGATTAGTAAAAAAAATGTATGGTGATTTTACTGGTCAAAATCAAGTTAGAGAATGCATAAATGCAAGTTTATTAACAGTGTTTTTAATTGATGAAGATCAAAGAATAACAACGAAAGACATCGGTTCAGTTGATGAAATTAAAAAACATGCTCACGAATTAAATAGTCAAGTTATAATGAGCGAAAATTTAATATTAAAATCTCAATTTCGATGTAATGGAAGTGATGCCTATATTCAATTAGTTAATAATTTATTACAAGCAGAAGAATATATTGATATAGACATTAAAGATTTGGATTATGAAGTAAAAGTCTTCGATGATCCATCAGAAATGAAAAATGCCCTTAAATTGATAAACGAAACACCTAAACATTTTAACAAAGTTCGAATGGTTGCTGGATATTGCTATGATTGGAATGTTAAGTTTAATCGTGGAATGTGGGATATTATTATTGGGGACTTTAAGGCTCAATGGAATCTTGATAATGATAAAACTTGGGCTATAAGTCAAAATTCATTTGATCAAGTTGGATGTATTCACACAGCTCAAGGGTTAGAATTTGATTATGTGGGTGTAATTATAGGTAAAGATTTAGTTTTCAGAGATGGTATAGTATTAACTGATAGAACAAAAATATCTAATGATGACAAATCTTCAGGTATAAAATCTACAGATGAAAATACAGCAAGAAAACTAATCCTCAATACATATAAAACTTTACTTACAAGAGGTCAAAAAGGTTGCTATATTTATTGTGAAGATGAAAATCTTAGAGAACATTTTAAAAATATAATTAAACAAGCACAAGAGGTTTGA
- a CDS encoding leucine-rich repeat protein, translating into MKKSIRIINITMLFVLFALSAVYATFSFGKTDSKYKIGIDGVFGDLPNGQSPEGIIYKYDNDSDSLFVIDYIGTNEVVEIPDTYFDFPVTKIDYKAFENKAIKSLSLGENVTRIEIGAFKGSKIETLTGLENVEYIGGQAFFGTDKLTSPLYFKNVQYIGDNAFSGAYNVSNVYFELEDGMYDTLSIGYNAFSSMGYSLNNTVYVKSNTIVDPTATDATPNLKFVVVDEILGNLAYETDATGITYTVVGHNGLIKDAVVVDQINELPVTRIAANAFNNNQVIENFVFGANVTYVESGAFKNSSIQTMAGFESLVTIESQAFYSMLNLSSDVHLENVQSIGTEAFRYSGNISELRIDLETLALYNALRIQANAFSDLNNTQGRIFLNSVSYVSGVFSNSPGIILRDRGAVSSSYFNFKINEANTGYVVTYYNGNAGTIINIPEIILDMPVVKIDSEVFRGKITSSTTVNLNESMREIGWGAFLGTNTTRINGLENVEIIESGAFKESKINHAIQLNNIQFLGFEAFNRAASIPEVGINLPTQELYDTLVIDSDAFGNLSSANNSKIFVTQNTSVHAKANNGSETKVKFIVADLIIDGVAYKYESETDTYTVLGANRIQNVVIKDNIDGVLVTKIEDAAFQNHKFMQTVTIGANITAVPVNGFQGASALTTVIGTENILSVGNLAFQGATALKTVSGFTNVENVGNGAFQNLTALTSIDIFENLVTIGNDAFRGLTNLQQEIVFKKVQSIGRYAFNSSNKIPSITFDLENSEMLDTLTIGEYAFNSMGNTYGAFYISRSTVLGANNTSTNINWFIFDEIVDDVFYQLNGSEYYVVGAKYDLVEGTIVDTINDLPVTQIAAKAFRMNPTLKSLTLGQNVTLIGDSAFELSAIESFNGFEQLITINQNAFKNANQLTTPLVFNKIQTLGVSAFENATSVPSIEIELENERMYSDLRIGATAFKGMNAVATLNILPASYQATSFENSPNITVTNRYLVDGLAYTYNFLTEEFTVSSRIAGLVNVVIPDTLYDHPVTTIGANAFKSDATVLNVTLGANIVTIGASAFESSKIVTITGLEDVETIGNLAFSGTGSLTSDIVLRKVKTIGQSAFSYATRVTKVAIETEDLVNIGQYAFSNMGNAKGNYYVLRGSTVGSSNTSTNLNWFYYDELVNDVYYELFNGIYRAIGSTYGTSEVIIEDEVNGIPVTAIGPNGFRYNQMIRTVTVGANILVINERAFENSSIETFNGFEQIQSFGLQAFYSAKQLSSPVVLTKAITVGQAAFQYTEKIPSIEINLETEAAYNAITIYAYAFANIPSTTKANLYLHSSSYQSTSFTSSSGFTVRGRTYSSGSMNYAINPSNTEWIFTSYSGSSSSITISNTVYSLPVTSIQTNAVRNNTVLRTVTVGDNMNKIGDGAFENTKITTFVGLNYVEVIGLNAFRNITTLTSSITFNKIQMIGNYAFYGSTAIPSITLELESEEMLDTLIIGENSFGNLPTTYGDIYVTRDTIVGEGNENPNLHIFRYDEVIDGVVYTLNEDETTYLVSGALRGTTTVNIPAEINGLTVTEIKDYAFKLNPSVTAVALGENITTIGVSAFESSKLVSITGLENVVTIKENAFRNITSLTSEIVFNELQMLGNNAFNGSNQIISMVLNLGDDSNLDTLAIGDNALANIGNMYGKFYVNRNTQLGLNNGGLNFNIYVFDEHIDNVYYQLNAEETAYIVLGAHHAATAVEIQSLVNDLPVTSVSTNAFRLNKTIETVVLGSNMQTISANAFELSSVKNVFGLENVSTIKASAFLNATSLETPLVFNKLQLIETRAFEGANKVQSIAFELTHESMYQTLSIATYAFSGMTATGTLRLVTASYVSTSFNSSPNIQLINRYLIDGLTYTFNASTEEFTVSAKQSGLVTVTIPETLYNYPVTTIAANVFKSDTTIKTLNLGSNIKTIGFEAFRDSKIVTFTGLENVVTFEEGALRNITTLTSPVVLNKVQTIGNYAFYNSYAITSLVINLETEEMLDNLVIGNYAFALMSNTYGSLYFTRQTTIGTNNTSTNLNWFVYDLLIDGVYYQLNGSEYTVVGAYTGLTEIEILDEIEGLKVTSIAAYAFRKNPTLVTVTNGANVAEIGDYAFYFSPIVTFNGFEQVVTVGKYAFNNATALTSDLIFNKLQRVKEYAFQYATSVTNIAINLETTAMYDTLYIENVGFGNMPAVRSRLFLKNNTYTTFAKSDSNGLVFSPRYYLTGNVAYQLPADNSYWFVAGYDGSPTTITILDTIYDMPVIRINNSAFKSATALRYVTIGANIKEIGNSAFENTQVISVSGLQNVEIIGNSAFRNMTALTSTLVFNKLQSVGEYAFFGSNKVASITIDLTDVDMYSTLTLGEFAFANMTNTTGSLQLVPNTYGETVFDGSTNIVISPLE; encoded by the coding sequence ATGAAAAAAAGTATAAGAATTATAAATATTACAATGCTATTTGTTTTATTCGCATTAAGTGCTGTTTACGCAACATTTTCTTTCGGAAAGACGGATAGTAAATATAAGATAGGTATTGATGGTGTATTTGGAGATCTTCCAAATGGTCAATCACCTGAAGGTATCATTTACAAATATGATAACGATTCAGATTCGCTGTTCGTTATTGATTATATTGGTACAAATGAAGTTGTCGAGATTCCCGACACTTATTTTGATTTTCCTGTAACAAAAATAGATTATAAAGCTTTTGAAAATAAAGCGATTAAATCTCTTTCTTTAGGAGAAAATGTTACAAGAATTGAAATTGGTGCTTTCAAAGGATCAAAAATCGAGACATTGACAGGTTTAGAAAATGTTGAGTATATTGGAGGTCAAGCCTTTTTTGGGACTGATAAATTAACATCTCCGTTATACTTTAAAAATGTTCAGTATATTGGTGATAATGCCTTTTCTGGTGCTTATAACGTATCAAACGTTTATTTTGAACTTGAAGATGGTATGTATGACACTTTAAGTATTGGATATAATGCATTTTCAAGTATGGGGTATTCACTCAATAATACTGTATATGTAAAATCAAATACAATTGTTGATCCAACAGCAACTGATGCAACACCAAATTTAAAATTTGTAGTTGTAGATGAAATTTTAGGTAACCTAGCATATGAAACAGATGCTACAGGGATAACATACACTGTTGTTGGTCATAATGGTTTAATAAAAGATGCAGTTGTTGTTGATCAAATCAATGAGCTTCCAGTAACTAGAATTGCTGCAAATGCATTTAATAATAACCAAGTGATTGAAAACTTTGTATTTGGTGCAAATGTGACTTATGTTGAGTCTGGTGCATTTAAAAATTCAAGCATTCAAACAATGGCTGGCTTTGAAAGTTTAGTGACAATTGAGTCACAAGCTTTTTATTCAATGTTAAATCTATCATCTGATGTGCATTTAGAAAATGTTCAATCAATTGGAACAGAAGCATTTAGATATAGTGGAAACATTTCTGAATTAAGAATTGATTTAGAAACGCTAGCACTTTATAACGCACTTAGAATTCAAGCAAATGCGTTTTCTGATCTTAATAATACACAAGGTAGAATTTTCCTAAACTCTGTTTCTTATGTTTCTGGTGTATTTTCAAATAGCCCTGGTATCATCTTAAGAGATAGAGGTGCAGTTTCATCTTCATACTTTAACTTCAAGATTAATGAAGCAAACACGGGTTATGTTGTTACTTATTATAATGGGAATGCTGGTACTATAATTAACATCCCAGAAATCATTTTAGATATGCCAGTCGTTAAAATTGATTCTGAAGTATTTAGAGGAAAAATTACAAGTTCAACAACAGTTAACCTTAATGAAAGCATGAGAGAAATTGGTTGGGGAGCTTTCTTAGGTACAAATACAACAAGAATTAATGGTCTTGAAAATGTTGAAATTATCGAATCTGGTGCATTTAAAGAATCAAAAATTAATCATGCAATTCAGTTGAATAATATTCAATTTTTAGGCTTTGAAGCATTTAACCGTGCTGCGTCTATTCCTGAAGTAGGTATTAACTTACCAACACAAGAACTTTATGATACTTTAGTTATTGATAGTGATGCATTCGGTAATTTATCTAGTGCAAATAATTCTAAGATATTTGTTACACAAAACACAAGTGTACATGCTAAAGCAAATAACGGTAGTGAAACTAAGGTAAAATTCATTGTTGCAGATTTAATTATTGATGGTGTTGCTTATAAATATGAATCTGAAACAGATACTTATACAGTACTTGGTGCAAATAGAATTCAAAATGTCGTTATTAAAGATAATATTGATGGCGTTTTAGTGACTAAGATTGAAGATGCTGCATTCCAAAATCATAAATTCATGCAGACTGTTACAATTGGTGCGAATATAACTGCAGTACCGGTCAATGGTTTCCAAGGTGCATCAGCTTTAACAACTGTCATAGGTACTGAAAACATCCTATCTGTTGGCAATTTAGCATTCCAAGGTGCAACTGCATTAAAGACAGTATCAGGATTTACAAATGTTGAAAATGTTGGTAATGGTGCATTCCAAAACTTAACAGCTTTAACTTCTATAGATATTTTTGAAAATCTTGTAACAATTGGTAATGATGCATTTAGAGGTTTAACAAATCTTCAACAAGAAATTGTCTTTAAAAAAGTACAGTCTATTGGTAGATATGCATTTAATTCATCTAATAAGATTCCATCGATCACCTTTGACTTAGAAAACTCTGAAATGCTTGATACATTAACAATTGGTGAATATGCATTTAATAGTATGGGGAATACTTATGGTGCATTCTATATTTCAAGAAGCACTGTTTTAGGTGCAAATAACACTTCTACAAACATTAACTGGTTCATTTTTGATGAAATCGTTGATGATGTTTTCTATCAATTAAATGGTTCAGAATATTATGTTGTTGGTGCTAAATATGATTTAGTCGAAGGAACGATTGTAGATACAATTAATGATTTACCTGTAACTCAAATTGCAGCTAAAGCATTTAGAATGAATCCAACACTTAAATCATTAACGCTTGGTCAAAATGTGACTCTAATTGGTGATTCTGCATTTGAATTATCAGCTATTGAATCATTTAATGGGTTTGAACAACTTATCACAATTAATCAAAATGCATTTAAAAATGCAAATCAATTAACAACACCACTCGTCTTTAATAAGATCCAAACACTTGGAGTGAGTGCATTTGAAAATGCAACTTCAGTACCAAGTATTGAAATCGAATTAGAAAATGAAAGAATGTACAGTGATTTAAGAATCGGTGCAACTGCATTTAAGGGGATGAATGCTGTAGCTACATTAAACATCTTACCGGCTTCTTATCAAGCAACATCATTCGAAAATAGTCCTAATATTACAGTAACAAATAGATACTTAGTCGATGGTTTAGCATACACATATAATTTCTTAACAGAAGAATTTACAGTATCTAGTAGAATAGCAGGATTAGTGAATGTAGTCATTCCAGATACACTTTATGATCATCCAGTTACAACAATTGGAGCAAATGCATTCAAATCAGATGCAACAGTCTTAAATGTAACTTTAGGTGCGAATATCGTTACAATCGGTGCAAGTGCATTCGAATCAAGTAAGATTGTTACAATTACAGGTTTAGAAGACGTTGAAACAATTGGAAATCTAGCATTTAGTGGTACTGGATCATTAACATCTGATATTGTTTTAAGAAAAGTTAAGACAATCGGACAATCTGCGTTTAGTTATGCAACAAGAGTAACTAAGGTTGCAATTGAAACAGAAGATTTAGTTAATATCGGACAATATGCATTCTCAAATATGGGTAATGCAAAAGGTAATTATTATGTCTTAAGAGGATCAACAGTTGGTTCATCAAATACAAGCACTAACTTAAACTGGTTCTATTATGATGAACTTGTTAATGATGTATATTATGAATTATTTAATGGAATATACAGAGCAATTGGTTCTACATATGGAACATCAGAAGTAATTATTGAAGATGAGGTCAATGGCATACCAGTCACTGCAATTGGACCAAACGGATTTAGATACAATCAAATGATTAGAACTGTAACAGTTGGTGCAAATATTTTAGTTATTAACGAACGTGCCTTCGAAAACTCAAGTATCGAAACATTTAATGGATTCGAACAAATTCAATCCTTTGGGTTACAAGCGTTCTATTCTGCAAAACAATTATCAAGTCCAGTTGTATTAACAAAAGCAATCACAGTTGGCCAAGCAGCTTTCCAATATACAGAAAAGATACCGTCAATTGAGATTAATTTAGAAACTGAAGCAGCTTATAATGCGATTACTATTTATGCATACGCGTTTGCTAATATTCCTTCAACTACAAAAGCTAATTTATATCTACATAGTAGTTCTTATCAATCTACTTCATTTACAAGTTCCTCAGGTTTCACTGTTAGAGGAAGAACTTACAGTTCAGGCAGTATGAATTATGCAATCAATCCTTCAAATACTGAATGGATCTTTACAAGTTATTCAGGTTCTTCAAGTTCAATAACTATATCAAATACAGTTTATTCATTACCAGTAACCTCAATTCAAACAAATGCTGTACGTAATAATACAGTTCTAAGAACAGTTACAGTTGGAGATAACATGAATAAAATTGGTGATGGTGCATTTGAAAATACTAAGATTACAACATTTGTTGGTTTAAATTATGTTGAAGTCATTGGTTTAAATGCATTTAGAAACATTACAACACTTACATCATCAATTACATTTAATAAGATTCAAATGATTGGAAATTATGCATTCTATGGTTCAACTGCAATTCCATCAATTACATTAGAACTTGAATCAGAAGAAATGCTAGATACTTTGATTATTGGTGAAAACTCATTTGGTAATTTACCAACAACATACGGAGATATTTATGTAACTAGAGATACCATTGTTGGAGAAGGAAATGAAAATCCAAACTTACATATCTTCAGATATGATGAAGTCATTGACGGTGTTGTATACACTTTAAATGAGGACGAAACAACATACTTGGTATCTGGTGCACTAAGAGGTACAACAACGGTTAATATCCCTGCTGAAATCAATGGTTTAACGGTTACAGAAATTAAAGATTATGCATTCAAACTAAATCCAAGCGTTACCGCTGTAGCGCTTGGAGAAAATATCACTACAATCGGTGTATCAGCATTCGAAAGTAGTAAATTAGTATCCATTACTGGACTAGAAAATGTCGTAACAATTAAAGAAAATGCATTCCGAAATATTACATCATTAACATCAGAGATCGTATTTAACGAACTCCAAATGTTAGGGAACAATGCATTTAATGGTTCAAATCAAATAATATCTATGGTATTAAATCTTGGAGATGATTCAAACTTAGATACTTTAGCTATTGGTGATAATGCACTTGCAAATATTGGCAATATGTATGGTAAATTCTATGTAAATAGAAATACTCAATTAGGACTAAATAATGGTGGTCTCAACTTTAACATTTATGTTTTTGATGAGCATATTGATAATGTATACTATCAATTAAATGCAGAAGAAACAGCATATATTGTTTTAGGTGCACATCATGCTGCAACTGCAGTTGAAATCCAAAGTTTAGTTAATGACTTACCAGTAACAAGCGTATCAACCAACGCATTTAGATTAAACAAGACAATTGAAACTGTTGTACTTGGTTCAAATATGCAAACAATTTCTGCTAATGCATTCGAATTAAGTAGTGTTAAGAATGTATTCGGTTTAGAAAATGTGTCAACAATTAAAGCATCTGCATTTTTAAATGCAACAAGTTTAGAGACACCACTTGTCTTTAACAAACTACAACTTATTGAAACAAGAGCTTTTGAAGGTGCAAATAAAGTACAATCAATCGCATTCGAACTAACACATGAAAGTATGTATCAAACCCTTTCTATTGCAACATATGCATTTAGTGGTATGACTGCAACAGGTACATTAAGACTTGTCACTGCATCATATGTTTCAACATCATTTAATAGCAGTCCAAATATTCAACTCATAAATAGATATTTAATTGATGGGTTAACTTATACATTTAATGCTTCGACAGAAGAATTTACTGTTTCAGCTAAACAAAGTGGACTAGTTACTGTTACAATACCTGAAACGCTTTATAACTATCCTGTAACAACAATTGCAGCAAACGTATTTAAGAGTGATACAACAATTAAGACATTAAACTTAGGATCTAATATTAAGACTATTGGTTTTGAAGCATTCCGTGATAGTAAAATCGTTACATTTACAGGATTAGAAAATGTCGTTACATTTGAAGAAGGTGCATTACGTAATATTACCACACTGACTTCACCTGTTGTCCTAAATAAAGTACAAACTATTGGAAACTATGCATTCTATAATTCTTATGCGATTACTTCATTAGTGATTAATTTAGAAACAGAAGAAATGCTAGATAATTTAGTCATTGGAAATTATGCATTCGCTTTAATGTCAAACACTTATGGTTCTCTATACTTCACACGTCAAACAACAATAGGAACCAATAATACAAGTACTAACCTTAACTGGTTTGTATACGATTTATTAATTGATGGTGTATATTATCAATTAAATGGATCTGAATATACCGTTGTTGGTGCATATACTGGTTTAACAGAAATCGAAATCCTCGATGAAATTGAAGGATTAAAGGTGACATCAATTGCTGCATATGCATTTAGAAAAAATCCAACTTTAGTTACAGTAACAAATGGTGCAAATGTAGCTGAAATTGGTGACTATGCATTCTATTTCTCACCAATCGTGACATTTAATGGTTTTGAACAAGTTGTTACTGTTGGTAAATATGCATTTAACAATGCAACAGCATTAACATCAGATCTAATTTTTAACAAACTTCAACGTGTAAAAGAATACGCATTCCAATATGCAACATCAGTTACAAATATTGCAATTAATTTAGAAACAACAGCAATGTACGACACACTCTATATTGAAAACGTTGGGTTTGGTAATATGCCAGCTGTTAGAAGTAGATTGTTCTTAAAAAATAACACCTATACAACATTTGCTAAGAGTGATTCAAATGGACTTGTATTTAGTCCTAGATATTATTTAACTGGAAATGTTGCTTATCAACTTCCAGCAGATAATTCATACTGGTTTGTAGCAGGTTATGATGGTTCTCCAACTACAATTACAATCTTAGATACAATTTATGATATGCCAGTTATTCGCATTAACAACTCAGCATTTAAATCAGCAACAGCTTTAAGATATGTGACTATTGGTGCAAACATTAAAGAAATTGGTAATAGTGCGTTTGAAAATACACAAGTTATTTCAGTTTCCGGTTTACAAAATGTTGAAATTATTGGTAATTCCGCATTTAGAAACATGACTGCATTAACATCTACTTTAGTATTTAACAAGTTACAATCTGTAGGTGAATATGCATTCTTTGGTTCAAATAAAGTTGCATCAATCACAATTGATTTAACAGATGTTGATATGTATTCAACTTTAACTTTAGGTGAATTTGCATTTGCAAATATGACGAATACAACTGGTTCACTTCAATTAGTACCTAATACATATGGTGAAACTGTATTTGATGGATCAACAAACATCGTTATATCACCACTTGAATAA
- a CDS encoding nucleotide pyrophosphohydrolase, whose product MKEIIAELLKFRDERNWKQFHTPENLAKSIIIEASELLENFQWGSEKVDVENVKDELADIIAYCIYLCHEYDFNINEILQKKIIKNKEKYPIDKSFGKSDKYTKL is encoded by the coding sequence ATGAAAGAAATAATTGCAGAGTTATTAAAATTTCGAGATGAAAGAAATTGGAAGCAATTTCATACTCCTGAGAATTTAGCAAAATCAATTATTATTGAGGCTTCTGAATTACTAGAAAATTTTCAATGGGGTAGTGAAAAAGTAGATGTTGAAAATGTGAAAGATGAGTTGGCTGACATCATAGCATACTGTATTTATCTATGTCATGAGTATGATTTTAATATTAATGAGATACTACAAAAGAAGATAATTAAAAATAAAGAAAAATATCCAATTGATAAATCATTTGGTAAATCAGATAAATATACAAAATTATAA
- a CDS encoding GlsB/YeaQ/YmgE family stress response membrane protein, translating to MLNLILWLIFGAAAGAIAGWILKDKRGLLGDIIVGILGSFLAGWAGSGFSDFTTTDLSWTGFFTSILGAVVLIVLLNFIRKR from the coding sequence GTGTTAAATTTAATTTTATGGTTAATCTTTGGTGCAGCAGCTGGTGCGATCGCAGGATGGATTTTAAAGGATAAAAGAGGATTATTAGGAGATATCATCGTTGGTATCCTTGGTTCATTCTTAGCTGGATGGGCTGGTAGTGGTTTTTCAGATTTTACAACAACTGATTTAAGTTGGACTGGGTTCTTCACATCTATATTAGGTGCTGTAGTACTTATTGTCTTACTAAATTTCATTAGAAAAAGATAG